One stretch of Zingiber officinale cultivar Zhangliang chromosome 6B, Zo_v1.1, whole genome shotgun sequence DNA includes these proteins:
- the LOC121992095 gene encoding pentatricopeptide repeat-containing protein At4g02750-like produces MSRYSAVILRSLLLRRNRSLELLRSISSPPPLNATHRLITISSAAASPSPLPSDIRSCNEMLSSIGRARGIDEARALFDRMPQRDLVTYASMISLYLKDGLLQQAEALFRRLPRRTVVIESAMIDGYAKAGRLEEAQKVFDAMEERNVVSWTSLLSGYCRLGRIDEARWIFDRMPTRNVVSWTTMLLGYARSGLLEVARELFEQMPERNVVAWTAMIKGYIENDYIDYARELFDRMPEPNVYTWNIMISGYLDSDRAKDAMHLFQLMPYKNTVSWTTMVSGMARKGLTVQAWELFEQMPIKDIAAWNAMITAYVNDGFMSEARMLFDSMPKRNIVTWNAMTDGYAKNGFKDEAMRLLICMLRSLVKPNEATLTGILANSDSNIVVREIHGLANRLGLNSNTSFMNALINLYSRTGDLNSAWLTFHEVEIKDVISWTAMILAYSNHGHSDYALELFALMLRHEVMPDGITYLGVLSACSHAGLVEKGKKIFGSMERIYDLEPTAEHYSCLVDLLGRAGQLEEAKAMVMKMPASKRDEVVLGALLGACKLHDQVEEACNVGEELIELDPSSSGGYVLLANIHASQGQWTDVARLRKMMKERKVKKVPGISHIEVNTKDHVFFAGDRSHPEAKQIYAMLKEELLPHMKDMGYSQLTCYDKTIA; encoded by the coding sequence ATGAGCCGCTACTCCGCTGTCATTCTGCGGtctcttcttcttcgtcggaATCGCTCTCTCGAGTTGCTTCGTTCAATCTCATCGCCTCCGCCTCTAAATGCGACACACCGACTTATCACAATCTCCAGCGCTGCCGCCTCTCCTTCGCCACTCCCATCGGACATCCGCTCATGCAACGAGATGCTCTCCTCTATCGGCAGGGCGCGCGGCATCGACGAAGCGCGCGCCCTGTTCGACCGGATGCCCCAACGAGACCTCGTCACCTACGCCTCAATGATCAGCCTCTACCTCAAGGACGGCCTCCTACAGCAAGCCGAGGCTCTCTTCCGCCGGCTCCCCCGCCGGACTGTCGTCATTGAGTCGGCCATGATCGACGGGTACGCCAAGGCTGGGAGACTGGAGGAGGCGCAGAAAGTGTTCGATGCGATGGAAGAGCGGAATGTAGTGTCCTGGACGAGCTTGTTGTCTGGGTATTGTCGGCTTGGACGAATTGACGAAGCAAGGTGGATCTTTGATCGGATGCCGACGAGGAATGTCGTATCTTGGACAACAATGCTCCTAGGGTACGCTCGCAGTGGGCTTCTCGAGGTTGCCCGAGAGCTTTTCGAGCAAATGCCGGAGAGAAACGTCGTGGCTTGGACAGCTATGATCAAGGGTTACATAGAAAATGACTACATTGACTATGCCCGGGAGTTGTTCGACAGAATGCCGGAGCCAAATGTGTACACCTGGAACATCATGATCTCCGGCTATTTGGATAGTGATAGAGCAAAGGATGCAATGCATTTGTTTCAGTTGATGCCGTACAAGAATACAGTTTCATGGACAACAATGGTTAGTGGCATGGCTCGGAAGGGTTTGACAGTGCAAGCTTGGGAGTTGTTTGAACAAATGCCGATAAAGGATATTGCAGCTTGGAATGCGATGATCACTGCTTATGTGAATGACGGTTTCATGAGCGAGGCGAGGATGCTCTTTGATTCCATGCCAAAAAGAAATATAGTGACTTGGAATGCAATGACTGATGGGTATGCTAAGAATGGATTTAAAGATGAAGCCATGAGGCTTCTCATTTGCATGCTTCGGTCACTGGTGAAGCCAAATGAGGCTACGCTTACTGGTATTCTAGCCAACTCCGATAGCAATATTGTAGTAAGGGAAATTCATGGACTAGCAAATAGGCTTGGCTTGAACTCGAACACTTCATTCATGAATGCTTTGATAAATTTGTACTCAAGAACTGGCGACCTGAATTCAGCATGGCTTACCTTTCATGAGGTTGAAATAAAGGATGTCATCTCATGGACCGCAATGATACTAGCTTACTCAAACCATGGGCACAGTGATTATGCATTGGAATTGTTTGCGCTGATGTTGAGACATGAAGTTATGCCTGATGGGATTACTTATCTCGGAGTGTTGTCAGCTTGTAGCCATGCTGGCCTTGTTGAGAAGGGAAAGAAGATCTTTGGCTCTATGGAAAGAATATATGATTTGGAACCAACAGCAGAGCACTACTCTTGCCTTGTGGACTTGCTAGGTCGAGCTGGGCAACTTGAGGAAGCTAAGGCTATGGTGATGAAGATGCCGGCAAGCAAGAGGGATGAGGTAGTTTTGGGGGCTTTGTTGGGTGCTTGTAAGTTGCATGATCAGGTAGAGGAAGCATGCAATGTTGGTGAGGAGTTGATTGAGTTAGACCCATCAAGCTCAGGGGGCTATGTCCTTCTTGCCAATATACATGCTTCACAGGGGCAGTGGACTGATGTGGCCCGTCTGAGGAAGATGATGAAGGAAAGGAAGGTGAAGAAAGTCCCTGGTATCAGTCATATTGAGGTTAACACAAAAGATCATGTGTTCTTTGCTGGCGATCGGTCACATCCTGAGGCAAAGCAAATTTATGCAATGCTAAAAGAGGAGCTTCTCCCACATATGAAGGATATGGGCTACTCACAATTGACTTGCTATGATAAAACGATAGCTTAA
- the LOC121992096 gene encoding protein DETOXIFICATION 49-like, giving the protein MSLEEPNLKQGLIRPWMEKRGDVNDSPNEVQLHEPTAAAARVVVEAKRILAIATPMTVAGLLLYSRSLISMIFLGRLGRLPLAGGALAIGFANITGYSVLSGLAMGMEPVCGQAVGARRLALLGPALHRAVVLLLAASLPIAALWLAMRRLLLLCGQDDEIAAAAHDYVLASIPDLLLQSFLHPIRIFLRSQSITLPLTYAAAAAALLHLPLNCAIVFYLRLGIRGVAFASVCTNLNLLLLLVLYVYFSGVHRQTAALDFSIDCFKGWRSLLNLAIPSAISVCLEWWWYEIMVLLCGFLLDPKSTVASMGILIQTTSLIYIFPSSLSFGVSTRVANELGANRPDRARRAAAVGLACGAVLGILALAFAVAVRHAWTRMFTPDAAIAALTSAVLPVIGACELGNCPQTAGCGVLRGSARPRTGANINLGSFYGVGMPVAAALAFWARWDFRGLWLGMLAAQSTCVVLMLLVVLRTDWDLQAQRAQRLVGGRLNAAATDEEIVVVTVVADSDDQKKATTKLQGGANVD; this is encoded by the coding sequence ATGTCATTGGAGGAGCCCAATCTGAAGCAGGGCTTGATAAGGCCATGGATGGAGAAGAGAGGAGACGTGAACGACAGCCCAAATGAGGTGCAACTGCACGAGCCCACGGCGGCGGCGGCGCGGGTGGTGGTGGAGGCCAAGCGGATCCTCGCGATCGCCACGCCCATGACGGTCGCTGGTCTCCTCCTATATTCTCGCTCGCTCATCTCCATGATCTTCCTCGGACGACTCGGGCGGCTCCCGCTCGCCGGCGGCGCGCTCGCCATTGGCTTCGCCAACATCACCGGCTACTCCGTGCTCTCCGGCCTCGCCATGGGCATGGAGCCTGTCTGCGGGCAGGCCGTCGGCGCCCGACGCCTGGCTCTCCTCGGCCCCGCTCTCCACCGCGCCGTCGTCCTCCTCCTCGCGGCTTCCCTCCCTATCGCCGCGCTCTGGCTCGCCATGCGCCGACTTCTCCTCCTCTGCGGCCAGGATGATGAAATCGCCGCTGCCGCGCACGATTACGTCCTCGCTTCCATCCCCGACCTCCTGCTGCAATCCTTCCTCCATCCCATCCGCATCTTCCTCCGCTCACAGTCCATCACTCTCCCCCTCACCTACGCCGCTGCAGCAGCCGCCCTCCTCCACCTCCCCCTCAACTGCGCCATCGTCTTCTACCTCCGCCTCGGCATTCGCGGCGTCGCCTTTGCATCCGTCTGCACCAATCtcaacctcctcctcctcctcgtcctGTACGTCTATTTCTCCGGCGTCCATCGACAAACTGCGGCGCTCGATTTCTCCATCGATTGTTTCAAGGGATGGCGTTCTCTGCTCAATTTAGCGATTCCCAGCGCTATCTCGGTGTGCCTGGAGTGGTGGTGGTATGAGATCATGGTCCTCCTTTGTGGCTTCCTCCTCGACCCCAAATCCACCGTCGCCTCCATGGGTATTCTAATTCAGACCACCTCTCTGATCTACATTTTCCCCTCCTCCCTCAGCTTCGGCGTCTCCACTCGCGTCGCCAACGAGCTCGGTGCCAACCGCCCAGACCGCGCCCGTCGAGCCGCCGCCGTCGGCCTCGCCTGCGGCGCCGTTCTCGGGATCCTCGCGCTCGCTTTCGCGGTGGCGGTGCGACACGCTTGGACACGGATGTTCACGCCCGACGCGGCCATCGCGGCGCTAACCTCCGCCGTGCTCCCCGTGATCGGAGCTTGCGAGCTGGGAAATTGCCCGCAGACCGCCGGGTGCGGGGTGCTGCGGGGGAGCGCGCGGCCTCGCACCGGGGCCAACATAAACCTGGGCTCGTTCTACGGCGTGGGAATGCCGGTGGCGGCCGCACTGGCGTTCTGGGCCCGGTGGGACTTCCGTGGGCTCTGGCTCGGCATGCTGGCGGCGCAGTCTACGTGCGTCGTCCTGATGCTGCTCGTCGTCCTCCGCACCGACTGGGACCTGCAGGCGCAGCGCGCGCAGCGGCTAGTCGGCGGACGACTCAACGCCGCCGCCACCGACGAAGAGATCGTCGTGGTGACAGTGGTGGCAGATAGCGACGACCAGAAAAAAGCAACAACTAAGCTTCAAGGCGGCGCTAACGTTGACTAA